The genomic region CCGCCACCGCGCCCAGCCAGCCCACCGGCAGCGGGGTGAACTCCAGCATGATCGGGACCATCACCCGGGCCGACGGCACCAAGCAGCTCACCCTCAACGGCTGGCCGCTGTACCGCTACGCACCCGACGCCAAGCCCGGCGACACCAAGGGCCAGGGCTTCAGTGGCATCTGGTGGGCGGTGACCCCGACCGGCGGCAAGGCGATGGCGAGCAGCACCTCCCCGTCCACGGTGCCGAGCACCCCCAGCAGCCCGTCGAGCGGCAACGGCTACGGATACTGACGGTGCGTCAGGGAAGGGTGACTCGACCGGGAGGCACAGGTGCGCCAGGATGGTCTTGTGACCGATGAACCCCGCGGCGGCGACGCGGCCGATACGGACGAGGAGCTGATGCGGGCCCTCTACCGGGATCACGCGGGCCCGCTCTTCGGATTCGTGCTGCACCTGGTCGGCGGCGACCGGCAGCGCGCCGAGGACGTGGTCCAGGAGACCCTGGTACGCGCCTGGCGGCACGCGGACCGGCTGGACGCCCAGGGCGGGTCGCTGCGCCCCTGGCTGGTCACGGTGGCGCGCCGGATCGTCATCGACAGTCACCGGCGCAGCGCCGCCCGCCCACCGGAGACCGACCCCGGGCCGCTCGAACTGCTCCCCGCCGAGGACGAGCTCGACCGGGCGCTGCGGATGATGGCGATCACCGACGCACTGGGCGCACTCACCCAGGCGCATCGGGAGGTCGTCGTGGAGACCTACCTCAAGGGCCGTTCGGTCGCCGAGGCGGCGGCCGAACTGGGCATCCCGGAAGGTACGGTGAAATCGCGGGTGTTCTACGCGCTGCGCTCGCTGCGGGTCGCACTGGAGGAAAGAGGGGTGACGTCGTGACAAGCTCGCGGGTCCCACCTGACCCCCAGGAACAGTCGGACCGGCACCTGGACGCCGGCGCCTACGTCCTCGGGCTGCTCGACGAGCCGGACCGGACGGCCTTCGAGGAGCACTTGGCCGGCTGCTCGCGCTGCCGGCGCGAAGTGGACCAACTCGGCGGGTTGGAACCGCTGCTCGCCGAGTACGCGGCCAGCGGTGCGGAGCCGGTGGAACCCAGTCCCCGGCTGCTGGACGCACTGCTGGACGAGGTCGCCGCCACCCGCCGGCGTGGGCGGGTGCGGCGACGCTGGCTGGTCGCCGTGGCGGCGGCGCTGGTCCTCGGCGGACCGGCCGTGACGGCGGCCGTGATGGAGGCGAGCCCCGCGCCCGCCCCACCGGCGGCGGTCGCCGTGGTCAGCCACGGCGCCACCGGGCCGACCGGTGCGAACGCCACCATCGGTGTGGCCCCGAAGGCCTGGGGCAGCGCGATCACCCTCACGCTGGGCGGCGTGACCGGCCCGCGCAGCTGTGACCTGGTGGCCGTCTCCACCACGGGCGCACAGCAGACGGTCACCAGCTGGACCGTGCCCGACGCCGGCTACACCGTGCGTGGCAACACGGTGCCACAGCTGACCACCGCAGGCGGCGTGGGCTTCCAGCCGGGCGAGATCAGCCACTTCGAGGTACGCGACCTGGCCACCGGCCAGATCCTGGTCTCGGTGCCCGTGACCTAGCACAGCCGGTGTCAGCGGAGGCTGGGAGCAGTGTCAGTGGAGGCTGGCAGCCTGGTGGCATGACTGCCCTCACCGGCGCCATCGCCGCCTACTGGAACGCCGCCGCCCCCGCCTTCGACCAGGAACCCGACCACGGTCTGCGCGCCGCCGCCACCCGCGCCGCCTGGGCCGCGCGACTGGCCGGTTGGCTGCCCGCCGCCCCGTCCGAGGTGCTGGACCTCGGGTGCGGCACCGGCTCGCTCACCCTGCTCGCCGCCGAGGCGGGCCACCGGGTGACCGGCGTGGACTGCGCGGAGGCCATGGTCGAGCAGGCGCGCGCCAAGCTGGCCGCCGCCGGTCACGGCGACGCGGTCCTGCTGGTCGGCGACGCCGCCCGGCCGCCGGTCGCCGCCGCCGCGTTCGACGTGGTGCTGGTCCGGCACCTGCTCTGGACGCTGCCCGACCCGCACGCCGCGCTGCGGGCCTGGACCGAACGGCTGCGCCCGGGCGGTCGCCTGGTGCTGGTCGAGGGCCGCTGGCGACAGCCCGCCGAGCCGGTCGCGTACGTACCGGGCGCCGACAAGCTGCCCTGGAGCGGTGGCGTCGGCGCCGAGGCGCTGGCCGAGGCGGTCGGCGAACTCGGCCTGACCGCACGGGTGGAGCAACTCGCCACCGAGCCCGAGCTGTGGGGGCACCCGGTGGACGACGAGCGCTACGCCCTGGTCGCCGAGCGCGGCTGAGACATCCCCGACACTGCGGCAGGGTTGCTGACCAGGTGTCCCGGCACCTACGGTGGTGGACGCCGTGGTGTTCGGGAAGACCGGTGACGGACCTTCAGGGGTCCCAGACCGGAGCGGCCCTCGCCACTGTGATCGGGGAGTTCTCCCACCGCCACCGCCGTGCTCACGGCGGCGGCCACTGGGCGCGGCAGCGTCCGGGAAGGCCGGGTGGGCAGGACGTTCGACCCGTAAGCCAGGAGACCGGCCACGGCACCGCACGACTACTGTCCACGAGGTGCTGGAGAGGCTGCCCCTTCCCATGGCCATGCCCAGAACAACCGCTGTTCCGATCGCCGCGAAGCCGATCACCCGC from Kitasatospora azatica KCTC 9699 harbors:
- a CDS encoding zf-HC2 domain-containing protein, translating into MTSSRVPPDPQEQSDRHLDAGAYVLGLLDEPDRTAFEEHLAGCSRCRREVDQLGGLEPLLAEYAASGAEPVEPSPRLLDALLDEVAATRRRGRVRRRWLVAVAAALVLGGPAVTAAVMEASPAPAPPAAVAVVSHGATGPTGANATIGVAPKAWGSAITLTLGGVTGPRSCDLVAVSTTGAQQTVTSWTVPDAGYTVRGNTVPQLTTAGGVGFQPGEISHFEVRDLATGQILVSVPVT
- a CDS encoding sigma-70 family RNA polymerase sigma factor translates to MRQDGLVTDEPRGGDAADTDEELMRALYRDHAGPLFGFVLHLVGGDRQRAEDVVQETLVRAWRHADRLDAQGGSLRPWLVTVARRIVIDSHRRSAARPPETDPGPLELLPAEDELDRALRMMAITDALGALTQAHREVVVETYLKGRSVAEAAAELGIPEGTVKSRVFYALRSLRVALEERGVTS
- a CDS encoding class I SAM-dependent methyltransferase, whose protein sequence is MTALTGAIAAYWNAAAPAFDQEPDHGLRAAATRAAWAARLAGWLPAAPSEVLDLGCGTGSLTLLAAEAGHRVTGVDCAEAMVEQARAKLAAAGHGDAVLLVGDAARPPVAAAAFDVVLVRHLLWTLPDPHAALRAWTERLRPGGRLVLVEGRWRQPAEPVAYVPGADKLPWSGGVGAEALAEAVGELGLTARVEQLATEPELWGHPVDDERYALVAERG